The nucleotide window CTCAAGGGAACATAGAAGTAGTCTAAATTCCAACATTTTCCTGTGCAATGTGACAGTTTGGTTCTCACCCGATGTTCATTGATTATCAAACTCAGGCAGATCAGTCAAGTTCTAACTAGTTATCCTATATGAAAAgaatagaaaattatttttccaGAAATGCGGAAATGCATGTAGCGGTCACAATATATTTCTCTATAGCtagattaattgaaaatttggttttaaaCAGAGTTCAATGATGTCACTTAATCTGGTAACATGGGAGAAAACTCGGTTATCGGTTTCATCCTTACGATTTAAACAAACAATTCTGCATATGGCACTAAATTTCCAATCCTATCTCACAGCCATTCTAAATTCCTAAGAATGATCATATGAAAGCTAATAACCAGCACTATACAAGTGTCAGGACTCACCATATCTTCTACGTATACATACAAATTGCCTTTAGCAAAAGATAAAGTTCAGGTCCAATGCCCAAACAATGAATCTTGGGACACAGATAAAACCTCTCTCCAAAAATTTCCAGAACTTCACTATTACAAAGAGAATGGTGCGGAGCATGGAACAGATTAGCAACATcagacaaataaaattaaatctatatTCGTTAAGGTGTTCAAATAGCGAGCAGTCGAGCACGAATAACAAcccgaaaattaaaaagaaaaatgtgaatttcactaaaatctaaaaataacaaaattttggcAAATTTCACCAATGAATAAACAGCTCCAGAGAATTTCaattgaataatttaaaataacaagagaaaaaGGGGGGAAATGGGACCTTGGGATTGGTGACGTGGGAGTTCTTGCGGATCTCGGAAGCGACGGTGGAGCGAAGCTCGGAGATGGAAGTGACGTCATCAAGATTGTAGATTTGCATGACAGTGGGGAGGGATCGGCAGGCGGTCTTGAAGAAATCGAAGACGCGGTGTCTGGCCTCCTCCAGAGTCGCAGAGTTGGGAGCCACTTTCACGCTCTTAAGTGCGTTCGACATCTTTCACTTGCTCACTCACTACCTACGttctttctgttttcttctGAATTCACAACTCTGGAATGTGGcgatgaaaaataaatagaaagtaaTCCTATGATTATGAGCCTACGACTATCTGCCCTGGAGTTCGAGGACTCTCAAGTATCAACGCTTCGTGAATTTTAActgtttttcttttacttttacccttttttttaattaatttttcatttacaaACGTTTGTTTTCATTCTTGAGCAGATGACCATTTTGGTGTTAATAAAGAaactaatatttaataaaataaatttgagaagaagatgaattttGGTATCTGAAAAATTATCTCCAACAAAATATATTATAGAGATATACTTATTGGTGAACGGTGAACCTGTTTCAAAAATTTAGATCTTCCATCCTTAAAATTCCATGATTTTACGAATGGGCAAAAAATCAAGAAAGCGGTTTAAAGACCAAATTTTgtctcaatttatattttttaaataattattcaaatattaccacattaaattagatcaaatatataaattatttgctgtttatgaaaataaaaatggatcATTTAactattagaaaattaaatttttctttttgataatgTTTTGTCAAAACGTAAAGGTTTCTTTTATAAAAGACTTAAAAGAGTAACAATTTActctctatttttaaatttttaaattaacttcATGTATTGACATTTCTGACTTTTCATGCAATAATCAATTAGTCCTTAaggtttaaaattaaattgatcaaGTTAATCCCACAATTTTAAATTATCGATCAATTTAATTTCTCCATCAGCTGATCAGTTCGAAAAACTAATGTGAAACTTTAACTATCATATGATATGCTATTAGACAAGTAGATATGGCTCAAAAAAAGTGTTTCAATGAGATGACTAAGAATGGTTTGATTGGTATCTCCATTTAGCAACCGACGAAAACTACCCAGTTGCATCATTCAACAATCCAGCGATAAATTTTCCGATATTACAATAATATTTAGTTTCAATGTTCACAAAGATAGTTTGCATACAAGTCCTCATTCTGTATAGTGATTGATAGTGGCTACAGAGGATTCAACCAAAGCAGCACCATCGTTTGTTAGAGAAGTTACTTGTTCTGTTCTGAGTCAAAAAGAGAATTTGCATGAAATTTACATTTCACCACATTCAGCAATGACACAAGCTAATTTCGGCCGGTTATTGGGTCCAGTTGCGACATTCTCGATCTTCCGGACAACCAAAAGACCATCTCCAAGCA belongs to Arachis duranensis cultivar V14167 chromosome 8, aradu.V14167.gnm2.J7QH, whole genome shotgun sequence and includes:
- the LOC107462939 gene encoding NADH dehydrogenase [ubiquinone] 1 alpha subcomplex subunit 6, with product MSNALKSVKVAPNSATLEEARHRVFDFFKTACRSLPTVMQIYNLDDVTSISELRSTVASEIRKNSHVTNPKVIDMLLFKAFEELKNVVDHAKQRHHIIGQYVVGKEGLVHDKATKDQGISPFLKNFYNSNYS